Proteins from a single region of Trichoderma asperellum chromosome 3, complete sequence:
- a CDS encoding uncharacterized protein (TransMembrane:4 (o14-30i51-70o90-107i114-130o)~MEROPS:MER0033274~CAZy:CE10), giving the protein MIDHVLGRPSSKSRRLQVLAVLSFWTFYLYKGHKHGPSFAQNVSKFLSRRLTVWQTAIITMLYLYAARNFSALVGLASPEPMANMYDPTYYRATWVLTALDAGFWTAMKIRTKWLRDIASIVFSLYYLVAAEKADEKVRKVRGMITVDHLRVAWNKGTTPYLGFLQRLMRPRFTRWPPRQVRIPRPTNSDYKEYVSAWLYYDGPLADLEHHNRLILDIPGGGFVAMDPRCNDDKLFAWAAKTGLPILSIDYKKAPEYPYPYALNECFDVYVTLIKSRGRCIGMSGKEVPNIIVTGDSAGGNLAVATTLMVLETGISHYRRASGVGKLPPPDGLVCFYPTLDMNIGNWMSDEQMSLIRDRRMRKTNKSIMRRKSMQYNDLVGTPHHSDNEDESPPTEPSPDGGTRPEYCHAGPRSLSSSRAPDEKKEGAVSHRAEPMKTRLATASMISYFNDRVLTPEMMRAMIILYIGAHNRPDFTQDYFLSPVLAPEELLENFPKTYFMTGERDPLVDDTVIFAGRLRRAKEAAARRELSRSSRLDENWTFDDKEVTEVLLIPGTSHGFMQFPGVYPPAWKHFDRSAAWFDQLFADAESQRLEQARRAARIKNQTQTTNGALRRQSVAESSGDEDRPLEISMTKLSRGRSTTQNGDANGHSPLPGSADTTESNSPLPVNGDRNGRRGKKSIRGNKSLVKLASSEDLLGRRMHGLASGLTSTGDDE; this is encoded by the exons ATGATAGATCACGTTCTCGGACGGCCGTCGTCCAAATCAAGGCGCCTGCAAGTTCTTGCCGTGCTATCTTTCTGGACGTTTTACCTCTACAA AGGCCACAAGCATGGCCCGTCTTTTGCGCAGAATGTTTCAAAATTCCTCTCTAGGCGGTTAACAGTATGGCAGACCGCCATCATCACTATGCTCTATCTCTATGCTGCCCGCAACTTCAGCGCTCTGGTCGGCCTTGCCAGTCCCGAGCCCATGGCCAACATGTACGACCCAACTTATTACCGGGCCACCTGGGTGTTGACTGCACTGGATGCTGGCTTTTGGACTGCCATGAAGATTCGAACCAAATGGCTACGCGATATTGCGAGCATTGTCTTCTCCCTCTATTACCTAGTGGCCGCTGAAAAGGCCGACGAAAAGGTCCGCAAGGTGCGTGGAATGATTACGGTTGACCACCTGCGAGTTGCGTGGAACAAGGGAACAACTCCGTACTTGGGCTTTCTTCAGCGTCTCATGCGGCCACGATTTACGAGATGGCCGCCAAGGCAAGTCCGAATTCCGCGACCCACGAATAGCGACTATAAGGAATATGTCTCTGCGTGGCTTTACTATGACGGGCCGCTTGCAGACTTGGAGCACCATAATAGACTAATCCTGGATATACCGGGTGGTGGGTTTGTGGCTATGGATCCTCGCTGCAATGACGACAAGCTGTTTGCTTGGGCTGCGAAAACAGGCTTGCCCATCCTCAGCATTGACTACAAAAAGGCACCGGaatatccatatccatatgCGTTGAACGAATGCTTCGATGTCTATGTAACACTCATCAAGTCTCGGGGCAGATGTATCGGTATGTCGGGCAAAGAGGTCCCCAACATCATAGTTACTGGAGACAGCGCAGGCGGAAACTTGGCTGTTGCGACGACGCTGATGGTGCTCGAGACTGGAATCAGCCATTACCGACGCGCGTCTGGAGTTGGCAAACTGCCGCCCCCCGACGGACTCGTCTGCTTCTACCCCACGCTGGATATGAATATTGGAAACTGGATGTCAGACGAGCAGATGTCGCTGATTCGAGATCGGAGAATGAGAAAGACGAATAAATCCATCATGCGAAGGAAAAGCATGCAGTACAACGATCTGGTCGGCACACCGCATCACTCTGACAACGAAGACGAGTCGCCCCCCACAGAGCCATCTCCCGATGGAGGCACACGACCTGAATACTGCCATGCCGGACCAAGATCGCTCAGTTCTTCACGAGCCCCCgacgagaagaaagagggagcCGTATCCCATCGTGCAGAACCCATGAAGACTCGCCTGGCAACTGCTTCGATGATATCCTACTTCAATGATCGAGTACTCACTCCTGAGATGATGCGAGCCATGATTATTCTGTACATTGGCGCTCATAACCGCCCCGATTTCACGCAAGATTACTTCCTCAGCCCTGTGCTTGCGCCCGAAGAGTTGTTGGAGAATTTCCCCAAGACATATTTCATGACTGGAGAGCGAGATCCCTTGGTGGACGACACAGTCATCTTTGCGGGACGCTTGAGACGTGCAAAGGAGGCAGCCGCACGACGGGAGCTTTCCCGCTCATCACGCCTGGATGAGAACTGGACGTTTGACGACAAAGAAGTCACAGAGGTGCTTCTAATTCCCGGTACTTCGCATGGCTTCATGCAGTTTCCGGGCGTTTACCCGCCGGCGTGGAAGCACTTTGACCGCAGCGCAGCTTGGTTCGACCAGCTCTTTGCTGATGCAGAGAGCCAGAGACTCGAACAAGCCAGACGGGCAGCTCGGATCAAGAATCAAACCCAGACCACGAATGGCGCATTACGACGGCAGTCAGTTGCGGAATCCAGTGGCGATGAAGATAGGCCGCTGGAGATTAGCATGACCAAGTTGTCTCGCGGGAGGAGCACAACGCAAAACGGAGACGCCAACGGCCATTCACCACTGCCTGGTTCTGCTGATACCACGGAGTCGAACTCGCCGCTGCCGGTTAATGGCGACAGGAATGGCAGGAGGGGCAAGAAGTCGATTCGAGGCAACAAGAGCCTGGTCAAGTTGGCGAGCTCGGAAGACTTGCTGGGACGAAGGATGCATGGGCTGGCGAGTGGATTGACGAGCACGGGCGACGATGAATAA